CCGACAAATTACTACTAAATATTAAGATGCAATAAAAAATCAAGtgatacaaataataataaaggtgAGAACACACCAAATTAAAGACGTTTGGCACATTACTTATGTCCTCAATTACTAACACCGAATAATAACTTTACTATGACCCCCCAAAAAAAGTACAAACTAATGAAACCTTAATTAAAAGGATTGCCCAAATATATACCAAAGTATACTAATGAAAGTGGGAGAGAACAAATGGTTGGGGATAATTCAAATGTAGGCTTAATGCCTTCTTATATACTATATGTGAGGCCACatattttgtctcatttttatGTGGGATTTATGTGAGCCAATAATCAACGAATACGTAATTTTCATATGTATGTACTTGTAAAAAAAACTtctaaaatagattaaaaaaaaacaaaaaaacaaactcAAGAGCTACAGACATTAAAAAAACACAATTATAATTATCGTAACTTATTAATGTCCTCGAAAATTGATCGAGTAGTGCAACTAATTTTATGTAGTACATGTATTGGCAGAGAAATTGTCTATTATATCAACTTATAATACTCGAAATGTACGAAGCTTTCGTGGCGATACCACATAAGCCACCTTGCGTATTCACATTCCTTTGAATCCTCATATACCCATTTTCACCCCAAGTTTCTCCCCATGAATTCTTAACCAGCCAATAGTCTAAACCTTCTTCACTTGTCCCATATCCAACAATGGTGACTGCATGGTTGTGGGCATTGCCACAATCTCCGGTATACACCCCACCTCTGTAATACCGAAAGTCTTGTCCATAGCCTTCGATTGCAACCGAGACAGGTTGATTTGCGACGACCTTAAGCAACGCTTGTTCGTCGTTTGTAGGCACCATTTGATAGCCATTGATGATGACGTCAACTCTGTTTATCTGTTTCTTAGTGTCGCAAGTTTCTTGTTTTGATTGATATGGGTAGCGTTCTTCGTTGGTTATTCCTTGGTTTTGGATAATGTAGTCGAAAGCATTCATCATCCATCCTCCACTACAACCTTGGTTTCCTCCATTTGTGCTGCAATCCAACAGTTGTTGCTCAGATAATGAGATTAATTTACCAGTTTTGATTTGGATTATCCCTTCAACGGCTGCCACTGCTGAAAAGGCCCAACAACTTCCTGCAAAAGTAAACCAACAATAACCCTTTGTTAAGTGAAGTATATATACTAacatcagtttttttttttttttcaatcaatcgAGCACCCTATCATTTCAACagagaaatttgatttttttaaaaatatattgaaaggTTTAAAGTTTTAATATTAGACAGatagtttaacattttaatatacTCAAAACTTGAAGCACAGAGTTTGAAATACGATGAtctaattaagaaaatataataaatattttgcaaGTGTGACTGGGACTTACCACAGGTACCCTGAGACTTAATGG
The genomic region above belongs to Gossypium hirsutum isolate 1008001.06 chromosome D05, Gossypium_hirsutum_v2.1, whole genome shotgun sequence and contains:
- the LOC107902407 gene encoding zingipain-1, with translation MSQTINESAIVDKHEQWIVDYGRKYESKLEKEKRLNIFKDNLKYIESFNNDKNKSFKLSLNKFADLTHDEFIVAHTGYKMGDNSTMSQSTSFMYESFSDVPTSIDWRAKGAVTPIKSQGTCGSCWAFSAVAAVEGIIQIKTGKLISLSEQQLLDCSTNGGNQGCSGGWMMNAFDYIIQNQGITNEERYPYQSKQETCDTKKQINRVDVIINGYQMVPTNDEQALLKVVANQPVSVAIEGYGQDFRYYRGGVYTGDCGNAHNHAVTIVGYGTSEEGLDYWLVKNSWGETWGENGYMRIQRNVNTQGGLCGIATKASYISSIIS